The following are encoded in a window of Salinibacter grassmerensis genomic DNA:
- a CDS encoding helix-turn-helix transcriptional regulator, whose translation MAATDHPPSSYDPDPPTRVQLHKALSRGRQITQSEASDELGVSKRRVRDVVKTLREEGVPVQEAFEDRRRVYYLKPGDWHSEAITLNIPERQLLTLLVATQAARPTLSPTPLAEDLDAASASLEEALGGRVVSFIPAFESERWHFSRATSVGINPDVFWALKRAIADRHPVYIDYYSASRGAWSRDRKIDPLMFAVRRGAWLCVAYCHKRDATIDFNQVGIEQVEVAEEEHFAPPYDFDRGEHFEGRFGALAGGDAHEVVLWVDDEHQSYFERKLYHPTQDVSSTEEGIEVTFRVQGLDEIASFILSWGSGVEVRSPEALKDRLVQEAKAVADQYA comes from the coding sequence ATGGCTGCCACCGACCATCCGCCGTCTTCGTACGACCCCGATCCTCCAACCCGAGTCCAGCTACACAAAGCCTTATCTCGTGGACGACAGATTACGCAATCGGAAGCGTCCGACGAACTTGGGGTGTCGAAGCGACGCGTGCGGGATGTCGTCAAAACGCTTCGTGAGGAAGGCGTGCCCGTGCAGGAAGCTTTCGAGGATCGTCGGCGCGTGTACTACCTGAAGCCGGGCGACTGGCACTCCGAGGCTATCACTCTCAATATCCCCGAGCGTCAGCTCCTTACCCTGCTTGTTGCTACGCAGGCAGCACGCCCGACCCTTTCTCCCACGCCTCTCGCAGAGGACCTTGACGCTGCCTCTGCGTCGCTCGAAGAAGCACTAGGGGGAAGGGTTGTGTCTTTCATTCCAGCCTTTGAGTCGGAGCGGTGGCACTTCAGCCGAGCCACGTCGGTTGGCATCAATCCCGACGTGTTCTGGGCCTTGAAGCGGGCCATTGCGGACCGGCATCCCGTGTACATCGACTACTACTCTGCCTCCCGAGGGGCCTGGAGTCGGGATCGGAAGATCGATCCGCTAATGTTTGCGGTGCGCCGGGGGGCCTGGCTCTGCGTGGCGTACTGTCACAAGCGGGACGCCACCATCGACTTTAATCAAGTTGGGATCGAGCAGGTAGAGGTGGCAGAGGAGGAGCACTTCGCTCCGCCGTACGACTTTGACCGAGGCGAACACTTTGAGGGACGTTTCGGAGCGCTAGCAGGAGGAGACGCCCACGAGGTCGTCCTGTGGGTTGACGATGAGCATCAATCGTATTTTGAGCGGAAGCTTTACCACCCGACGCAGGACGTGTCCTCCACGGAAGAAGGAATCGAGGTTACGTTTCGAGTTCAGGGCCTCGACGAGATTGCGTCGTTCATTCTGTCGTGGGGGTCGGGCGTTGAAGTACGCAGCCCCGAAGCGTTGAAGGATCGTCTTGTGCAAGAAGCGAAGGCGGTCGCAGATCAGTACGCGTGA